One Aegilops tauschii subsp. strangulata cultivar AL8/78 chromosome 7, Aet v6.0, whole genome shotgun sequence genomic window carries:
- the LOC109765490 gene encoding RING-H2 finger protein ATL46, with the protein MAEAVSSSPGSPAAAAAAAYPYPVARRLHGAFVARDELPYSYPAAAAAPPPPAPLPQAQQGSSGGGGGKISPAVLFIIVILAVVFFISGLLHLLVRLLMKKQHRRRGGSAAAAAQGPGEADAALQRQLQQLFHLHDSGLDQAFIDALPVFSYREIVVGGGGGDKEPFDCAVCLCEFDAEDRLRLLPLCGHAFHLNCIDTWLLSNSTCPLCRGVLFAPGLTAENNPMFDFDEGLEEGRLSECCEDGFGLPAQKSSEGLQTPVAEKRVFPVRLGKFKNVGTQGAVEGGHGDSAVLRREEGESSSSSLDARKCFSMGTYQYVLGTSELQVALQPGRTRNGAMRSRPPGISCVNADIMEGKKICAWNKGESFSMSKIWQWSNLKGKLPASSDDCSEAGSLPWMKRGGTGDKLNL; encoded by the coding sequence ATGGCTGAAGCGGTCTCGTCCTCGCCCGGATcccccgcggcggcggcggcggccgcgtACCCGTACCCGGTGGCGCGCCGCCTCCATGGCGCCTTCGTCGCCAGGGACGAACTCCCGTACTCATACCCCGCTGCCGCTgctgcaccgccgccgcccgcgccgctgcCGCAGGCGCAACAGGGTTCCTCCGGCGGGGGAGGCGGCAAGATTAGCCCCGCGGtgctcttcatcatcgtcatcctcgcggTGGTGTTCTTCATCTCCGGCCTGCTCCACCTCCTCGTGCGGCTGCTCATGAAGAAGCAGCACCGCCGCCGAGGCGGGTCGGCTGCCGCCGCGGCGCAGGGGCCCGGGGAGGCCGACGCGGCGCTGCAGCGCCAGCTGCAGCAGCTGTTCCACCTTCACGACTCTGGCCTGGACCAGGCCTTCATCGACGCGCTGCCCGTCTTCTCCTACCGGGAGATCgtcgtgggcggcggcggcggcgacaagGAGCCCTTCGACTGCGCCGTGTGCCTGTGCGAATTCGATGCCGAGGACAGGCTCCGGCTTCTGCCGCTCTGCGGGCACGCCTTCCACCTGAATTGCATCGACACATGGCTGCTGTCCAACTCGACGTGCCCGCTCTGCCGCGGGGTGCTCTTCGCCCCAGGGCTGACAGCCGAGAACAACCCGATGTTCGATTTCGATGAGGGGTTGGAGGAAGGGCGGCTGTCGGAGTGCTGCGAGGATGGTTTCGGATTGCCCGCGCAGAAGTCCTCGGAGGGGTTGCAGACGCCGGTCGCCGAGAAAAGAGTGTTCCCGGTGAGGCTCGGCAAGTTCAAGAACGTGGGCACCCAGGGTGCTGTTGAAGGTGGACACGGCGATTCTGCTGTGCTGAGGAGGGAGGAAGgagagagcagcagcagcagtttgGATGCAAGGAAATGCTTCTCTATGGGCACCTACCAGTATGTTCTTGGGACTTCTGAGCTTCAGGTGGCTCtccagccgggccgaacaagaaATGGTGCGATGAGATCAAGACCTCCGGGTATAAGTTGTGTGAATGCCGACATTATGGAAGGAAAGAAAATTTGCGCATGGAACAAAGGGGAGAGCTTCTCCATGTCGAAGATTTGGCAGTGGTCTAATCTGAAGGGCAAGTTACCGGCCAGCTCAGATGATTGTTCAGAAGCGGGGAGCCTTCCATGGATGAAGAGAGGTGGCACCGGGGATAAATTGAACTTGTGA